GGCGGGGATCCCCgaattttttacatatatctccCCGATCCCCACCCCGTACTCGAAAAAATTCCCGAATTTCCGCCCCGTTTGGAGCGGGGATCGGATCGGGGTCGGACGGGGCGGGAAATGCGCATCCCTAGTCACTGCATATAAAATGTAGGAATTGTTTAAATATTTTCCTTTACATATTTACGAAATTGtaaattatttctaatcttttaAATAAATTTGACTTGAACAGTGCCCTGAATTTTGGTCCAGGCAGTGCACAGCTGCACTACACATAACATGTTCATGTACAAATTGAGACAATATAAACTCTCTGTTTTCAAATATGAGAGACTACAATACTTCTCAGCTACTTGTGCAGCATCACTAGCAAATGTTCAAACATTACATTCTCAAAACTGGCAAATACAACCTAGTATAGACCCAAAGTTTTTTCTATATAAACTTGTTGAATGTAGCAATGTTTATCAAATCAGACAAGTTCATAGTCAAGTGGTTGTTACTGGGTTACTTGAGAACTTATTTGTTACAAACAAGCTTCTTTATTTGTATGTTCAGTATAAGAATGTGAGTGATGCATATGAActgtttgatagaatgtctgaGAGAGATCCTTACACTTGGAGTGTTATGGTTGGTGGGTTTGCCAAGATTGGTGATTATATGAATTGTTTTGGAACTTTTAGGGAGTATGTTAGAACGGGTGAGTATCCCGATAATTATACGTTGCCTAATGTGATTAGAGCGTGTAGGGATACGATGAATGTGAATATGGGGAGGTTGGTTCATAATGTTGTGTGTAAGTTTGGGTTGGATTTGGATCAGTTTGTGGTTGCTGCACTTGTTGATATGTATGCGAAATGTCGGGTTCTTGATGATGCGAGACGACTTTTTGATGGAATGGTGAAGAAGGATCTTGTTAGTTGGACGGTTATGATTGGGGCTTGCGTTGAACTTAGCGATGCTAGTGAAGCATTGGTTTTGTTTGATAGGATGAGGGAGGAAGGTGTCATGCCTGATAAAGTTACTATGGTGACGGTTGTTAATGCTTGTGCGAAATTAGGAGTTATGTATAAAGCTCGACTTGTTCATGATTTTATATCATCGAGAAAGATTTCAGAGGATGTAATATTGGGAACTGCACTGATTGATATGTATGCTAAGTGTGGGAGTGTTGATTGTGCTAGAGAGATCTTTGATAGAATGAGGGAGAAGAATGTTATATCATGGAGTGCGATGATAGCTGCTTATGGGTATCATGGAGAAGGGCGCAAAgctcttgatcttcttccaatGATGTTGAGTAATGGGATTATACCAAATAGGATTACTTTCGTGTCTTTGCTATATGCTTGTAGTCATGCGGGATTGGTAGAGGATGGCCTCAGGTTATTCTCCGtaatgaaagaagagtacagcTTAAGACCTGATGTGAAACATTATACTTGTATGGTGGATCTGTTAGGACGTGCTGGCAGACTTGACCAGGCTATGAAACTGATTGAGGAAATGAACATCGAGAAAGATGAGGGGCTGTGGAGCTCGTTGCTTGGTGCGTGCAGGATTTATGGTCATACAGAGCTAGCAGAGAAGGCAGCACAGTCTCTTCTTGAACTACAACCTCAGAGTCCATCAAGTTACGTGTTGCTTTCAAACATTTATGCCAAAGCAGGAAGGTGGAAAGATGTGGCAAAGATCAGGGAATTAATGACACATAGGAGACTGAAGAAAGTTCCTGGTTGGACTTGGATTGAGGTGGAGAATGAAACATATCGGTTTAGCACTGGAGACCGTACTCATCCCAAATCCAGGGAGATTTATGAGAAGCTAATGAATTTGATAAAGGAATTGGAACTTAAGGGGTATGTTCCTAATACAGATTTTGCGCTACATGATGTGGATGAAGAACTCAAGCTGGATAACTTATACTCACACAGCGAGAAATTGGCAATTGCGTTTGGCCTACTTAGCACAGCTGAAGGAAGTCCCATCAGGATTACAAAAAATCTTCGTGTTTGTGGAGATTGTCATGCATTTAGTAAATTTGTATCGGCTGTTACACAACGGGTTATTATAGTCCGAGATGCAAATAGATTTCACCACTTCAAGGACGGTGCTTGTTCTTGTGGGGATTACTGGTGATCCCTTCATCTGACACTTGTGCTAGCGGATCACACCAATTGGGTACACGCTCTTTATTCGATGTCATACTTTGTTTTTACGTCGAGGTAGCAGAGCATGTGTTCGAGACTATGATTGAAGACCCACCTCCAGTTCATTGCAATTTGCAACCCTTCTGTGAGTGATGCAACTCTATATTTGCTTTCATTTAGGATGAAATGAGTTGTAAGAGTGGGTATATGTAGAGATTCTTCACTTTTGTTTGGTTGCAAGTGATGGAATCCGGAGATAATTATATCAAATTCTTATAACTTCAAAGAAAAACATTCGCGTTTGCCATTTAGTGAAAAAAAACATAATCACGATTGCATTAAGCAttgaaaatttctaaaatcaGAATTTACACAGAAAATTCTGGTATAAGACGTCAAGAGGTGGATTACTAGGTATTATATAACATCAACATACACTGTCTACACGCAGGAGTATTACCAAACATGTTGTGTGTAAGCAAATTTATACAAGTGCTACGAGCTGTGAGGCTAATTTAAAGAGTTAATTGCATTTTGCAACCCCTGCCTTTCATTGAATAACAAAATTATATACTTactttcaaaaatacaatttgcaACCCCTAATTTTAGACATCAAATACAATATGCATACCTTTAATcattttgttaaaaatatttatattatggagggtaaaattgaaattcagcaaactatttaaataataattttaaattttttaaaattaaactaaaatttagaatttcaaattataaaaaaaatattaatgtTAGTTATTTTATTACtcagtataatttttaaaattttaaaatatagatatatttagaaactttatgattatatatataaacatatattttgcttgataaatatattttaagcATTTAGCATTATGATTAATTTAGAGTATTACTAATAGAAAATAGCTATAATTTTTGTCAATGTAAAAAATGTATTAAAATACATATTTTAATTGAtttgaaattttagttattaatattaacatctcaatttcaattttataacCACAAGGTATGCATGTTATAGTTGCTTGTGTTTTGCAAAATAGGTATACTGTTTTGATTTTAAATGAAAGAGGGGAGTTTCTGAACAATTAACTCTAATTTAAATCCTTAGCTTCTCTTACAATGGCTCCAAAAGATGTCATGGCAACACCATACACTAATTACAATGGCGAGCAAGATGCCCTAACAAATCTGTTATCCTTTATCACAACGTCAATGCCCTATAAACAGTGCTAAGAACACTAGAAAAGGTCTCATTACATTGTTAATGCAATACATTGCACTTACAGTCGTAAGATCTCACCAAGGAGCACACATCAAAAGAGCAAGTCATCCAAGTTATATTTCTAGACTTCTATCTAGTTGATGTACTACACCTTACATACGACGATATTGAATTGTCTGAATCACAAGTCTTATGTCTGTCTTGCAATTACCTCTTAACTGATAAAAGCATTAAAAGCACAGATCATTTGCAGATAGAAATAGAGAAACAATTTCTGGTCATGAAATGGGAAGATTTAAATTGCGAAAGTCTTTCAGTTTAGGATAACATAACGATTGTTGCATGTCTATCAAGGTACATAAAGGGTACATCAGAACACAATATTTTACAATTTCACCTTTTTCCCAAAACCAGCAAAAAAACAATATATTTGACGCTCCCAGCATTTATGCAAGACAGCAAAAAAAAGGAGAGGTGCAACTCCGCCCACTCAATTTCTGCACCACAACTGCACGACAGAAAAAAAAAAGGAGAGGTGCATCTCCGCCCGCTCAATTTCTGCACAACAAGAAAtgtttaaaaaaaaatcaagtcCACATACTCCACATATTTAAGGTACCTTCCATGAAGTCGTTATAATCATGAGTTAAACAAGAAACAATCACGTTTCACTACATAAGTAACACTATCTCTCAATATAGTGGTGGTGCATAATCATCATGTATACCACATGGTAACTACTTGTGGAGGATAATCATCTACTTGCAAAACACCAAAGCTAATCTTATCGTATAAATAGTGTTAATCAATCAATATCAATTATTCCAAAGTCAAATTCTAACCAACCCGACAAGCAATGCACCATGCAACTTTACAATCCACACAATAGGCAAAGCGGTTATCAT
The sequence above is drawn from the Apium graveolens cultivar Ventura chromosome 2, ASM990537v1, whole genome shotgun sequence genome and encodes:
- the LOC141708976 gene encoding pentatricopeptide repeat-containing protein CRR2, chloroplastic-like, with protein sequence MFMYKLRQYKLSVFKYERLQYFSATCAASLANVQTLHSQNWQIQPSIDPKFFLYKLVECSNVYQIRQVHSQVVVTGLLENLFVTNKLLYLYVQYKNVSDAYELFDRMSERDPYTWSVMVGGFAKIGDYMNCFGTFREYVRTGEYPDNYTLPNVIRACRDTMNVNMGRLVHNVVCKFGLDLDQFVVAALVDMYAKCRVLDDARRLFDGMVKKDLVSWTVMIGACVELSDASEALVLFDRMREEGVMPDKVTMVTVVNACAKLGVMYKARLVHDFISSRKISEDVILGTALIDMYAKCGSVDCAREIFDRMREKNVISWSAMIAAYGYHGEGRKALDLLPMMLSNGIIPNRITFVSLLYACSHAGLVEDGLRLFSVMKEEYSLRPDVKHYTCMVDLLGRAGRLDQAMKLIEEMNIEKDEGLWSSLLGACRIYGHTELAEKAAQSLLELQPQSPSSYVLLSNIYAKAGRWKDVAKIRELMTHRRLKKVPGWTWIEVENETYRFSTGDRTHPKSREIYEKLMNLIKELELKGYVPNTDFALHDVDEELKLDNLYSHSEKLAIAFGLLSTAEGSPIRITKNLRVCGDCHAFSKFVSAVTQRVIIVRDANRFHHFKDGACSCGDYW